The nucleotide sequence TGAATTTGACAGGGTAAGAGCTCTTTTGTGAGTAGCATTTGGCAATCAGAAATATGGTAAGTGTAGTTTGGGTACTGTGTTTGAGAATGCTTCCACTTTAAGTTGGTACCTTCTATGATGTTTACCGCTGAGTTTCATACATCTTATGGATATtttgggagggtgggttgggCTAGGAAGGACCACCCAGATCCTCCATTCTATGGATTTTTCTCATCTGTtgctctgagaggttaaggacttgcccccaatcacacagctagttgttGGCTGAGATGAGACAAGAATGCAGGTCTCCTGATATCCACCAATCTTTCCTCTATACCATGTCACTTTGCCTGCATGTATAAATACTAACCTTTTCTTGTCTTAAAAGTTatgaaaattttccttttttcttatttgattttggttgtttattatataaattctgtatttatttgagtaagcagctagatggctcagtggatagagtgtgttGGAtatggagtcaaggaagacctgaattccaggctcagacacttgctagttaagtaactctgggcaagtcatttgacccctgtttgcctcagtttcctcatatgtaaaatatggataataatagtacctaactcatagggtcattgtgaggataaaatgtggtaatacttgtaaagccctttacaaaccttaaaatgctatgtaaatgctagttataattattatatagtatctctatatcactttaaaagaacaaaaatgtttgAACAAACCTTTAAAACAAGGGACAAAAAACTAAATTGACCAGCCTGAACTGgtatttttatagtcctttctTGATAATTTTCAGTGCTGATTTTACTATTCAGTGGCTTAAAGACcactaaattaatattaataaactaACGTTAACTTAAATGTTACAGGAAAACATGATATAAATAGGCTAGAGAatcaatctgtgatttcattgaaacAGGGAATTCCCGTatatggaaattccctctatgCATGCAAGTCATGCCTCCTCtacaacttaaagtcttaaagaAATGCCTTGAGTAGAAAGAGTAAGCAACTCGCTGAGGCTGACATGGGCAGTATAGAGCAGAGATACGATTTGAACACACACGTCTTAAAgcagttctttatccactatgccatgctgccttgtTAGACATCTGCTGGCAAGTAAAAactataataaaatgacaaatgttggtagggtttcaggaaaaaaaaccacactaatgcactattggtggaattgtcaATTGGTCCAGTCactctggaaaacagtttggaactatgcccaataaATCACTAAACTGTGATTTCCaaccagcaataccattattagacctatacctcaaagagatcaaagaagaggaATATGATCTATATCTATCTAGCAAATATATAAAGGTGGCCAAaacctggaaactaaggggaagaGCTTCActgggaatggcttaacaaataataaatagcagatgggtataatggaatactattgtacggtaagaaatgataaaggggacagtttcagagaaacttgggaagaatggtaagaactaatacaaagtgggcagaaccaagaaaCAATTTGTATAGTAATGACAGTGTGAAAACgaagaactttgaaagaattctgatcaatgcagtgaccagtcatgattctagaggacccGTAATGAAGCGTACCACTTCCCTCcttacagagaggtgatggatcaAGGGTGCAGAATGAAAGATatagccaatatgggaatttgtttttgcttacctatgtatatttgttacaaagtcTATGTTTTTGACTAGGAagaggtgaaagagaaaaaaaaacaacaaccagattttaattaaaaattaaaaaataaaggctaTAATAGCTGATATCTCCACTCCGGTTCttataaaaacaaggaaaatttaCCTAGTAAATTAGGAAGCTCTTTTGTTGGTCcttcgttctccaagaggaccatggcatcagggaaatgatgacatgacttgcagttgactttaatttgagtgagaaagggctgtgcaaggtcactagcctcactttctcctccagcgccatctgggtccagtgacctgaaaTTCACCAAGACGATTGGAGATAGCCCAGGGTGCATTGGGAGACCCCGGCCCTTTCAAGGTCAGGTCTTTTCGGGTTCTCACTTTGGGTGAGgtaactcccattcagtgaataggcctctttaagaagttaattaagggatggcccctttaatcaaaactcaaaaaacaaaaatcagactAGGAAGGGAAGacctggtcaaaagagaaacagttactattaggtatttacattcactctgtgcgaGAAGGGCAGGGATCTATTGTCCAACTTATGAGCTccaaagtgaattgggtttaagacttggtttttgagaaagaaatctagccagtaacccgaagttaaggaggcagccttcagccactGAAATGGAGCATGGAGGAGatggaaacagagagggagagggaggaagacagggagagggagaggaagagggagagggagagggagagggggagaggaagaaggaggaagagagggagagggagagagagagagggagaaggagagggagagagggagggggagagagggagaaggacaaacacaacaaccaacGATAAGGAAACTCTTATTTGTCAAAGGAACTAACAGATAAAGAGCTTACTTGGTGCAGCTGAAAGACCAAGGGACTTGATTCTAATCCTACTTTGCCACTAACTAGTTGAATGATATTGGGCAAGTTGAGCaacttgggcctcaatttccttatctgtcacaTGAGGGAGTTGAATCAGAGGATTCTCAAAAATCTTCCAAAGCTAAAAATCTGTAAATCTATTATTGAGTTTTGCACTCCACTTGGTTTGAAACTATCCGACAATATGTATCAattagtttactttttttttaacggAACCTAGTGCTGGAAtggccataggatcatagatttagagctggaaaagatctcagaggcTTTGTAGTCCAATctctttgaggaaactgaggcagaaggaggttaaggagcttgcccaaagtcacacaggtaataagcattggaggcaggatttggactcaggtcctttCACTCCAGAGCCACTGTTCTTTGCACTAACTCAAGGGTTGTTGAATTTAACCgcttcatttcagagatgaaaacACAAGTCTAGAGAAGTGAGGGGCATCAAACCCAAGAGCACCCAAGTTttaagtggcagagttgagatCACAACTCCAGGCTCATGACTCGTTAGTACTCTTCCTTGGACATGCTGCCTCCCACAGATCACTGCTCAAGCTGAACATGTGTTTACCTCTAAAAGTATTGAAGTAGATATAAAATGTTGTACTTTGTTCATTCCTGAGTTCACaggttaaaaaataacaaaataatgacTATGtttaaagaatggaaaagaatactggacttagaGCGAAagggggaatgggaagggaagggaataagtatttatgtaaCATCTaatatatcaggcactgtaccaagcactttataaatatgaggacctgaatttaaaacaTAACTTTGCCGTTTattgtttgtgtgaccttgggcaaatcatttagtttATCCTggcttcagttttcctcatctgtaaaatgaaggggttgaattagatggtccCTGTtcgctttaaatctatgatcctattatcatACATAAAAGCAGAAGGTAGGCACAGATCATACTCTGTGTGTGGTTTGTGAAATATACAACAACTGAGCAAACAttataagagtttttttttaaaaggtatcaTATATTTATCAATTTCACCAAAGACATTAATTGTGAAtaagaaaattcagttaaaaatatGTATCTGTAAGCTTGAAATTTATTAAAACTTTAAAAGGTGATCAAATAATTTCTGGAAGAACATTGCATTTATATTGtcgttattattttatttagtaaaGACAGtatggcaaaatggatagagggGTAGCTTTGAAGATTTGAGTCCAAGTCCTGACCGACATGTGCTAATGACTTCATAAGCCATTTAACTTTCTGTGTCCCAGGTACCTTTCAAGAAGAAGAAACATTTATGTATCAGTTACCAAACTGCATTCGTGAATGGAGTTTCCTACTGGGATTCTCCTACACCAATTAAGTCACAGAGCAGCAAATTACAACTGGGCACTTTTCAGTTATATGAGCAATTGCATTATAGGTTATTCCACCCAAGTTCATTAATAGTTACACTGTCAATCTCAAAGGAATGTATTCTCAAGTGGAGGATGACAGATATGGTCGATCATCACTAGCTAACAGGCCTCAGGCAAGAGAATTTGTTGCTATATTTTTTCCTGACCCACAGAGAGACTCTTTATGCTAATAATTctcaaggttttgttttgttttttagagggCTAGGAACTCAAGTTTAATCAATCTTTTGAACAATAGCTCAAATTCAATGGACTCAAAACACTTCTTTGATAGTGAACAGGCCTGAAACTGATGCCAAAATTGGCACTCTATTTTTTTAGGGGCTTTAACGCTGCTTGTCTTGCAGACATAAAGAGTTCCTTGGTTTTTACTGAACGGGCACTACCAGCCTTATAAAATAGGCCTCATTATGGGGAAATGTGATTTATATTTCAGCAGTACACCAGTTTCACAAGCCACTGAGCTTGAGTTTTATCTTTCTTCTCTAGTGAAAGGAATATCAGGACCATTAGAAGAAATGTCAGCATATGAAATGTCAGCATAAACTTACTTAATTTTAGTGGCACATGTCATCCAAGTTTAAGTGACTGGAAAAATATGTCACATGTAAAGGTGCTCTTGTTATCCAGCATCAGtaaaacaggggaaaaaagaggaaagctgAATTTTTAGACTATTTGTGTATTCAGTCTTTCAGGTCTGAGGTTGAGATGCATTGTAGCAACAAAataatgtttccttttctccctaatTTCCCTTGGAATATCTCCAACAAACAATTAATCTTTTTAGATGAATAGAGTAAAGGTAAATAGTGAAGGAACAGCTGATGAAATTAAGTACATTTTGAGTCTTACATAAAGCCAGCCTAAATCCCAGTAAGTATATCTATTCAAGGCAGACAGAAGCATTGTTCTTTTGGAAGCAATAGTCTTGGAAACAAAGTGTATAATGACATCCTCCCCAGGGGCCTTTTACACTAAAGGGGGAAATATTTCTCTTATCTTGCTTTCTAGAGTCCACATGTGGTGGATGAGTAAAGAACTGTTAAAAGTAAAACCTGTGGTTATCTTGTGTAGGAATGGCCAAGTTTAGAACTGACAATTTGGAATAAAGGACCATCCCATcccaacaggaaaaaataaaagagatgataCCCATCTTTCCTATGCTTAactacccaccccccccccaaaaaatcttgTTATTAACTTTCACTCCTaccaataaaaaggaaaacactgTCATCACTTGAGACTTATAAATTAACGAACTTCTTATGTTCCTGAAAATCAAGCTGAAAATAATTTGCACATTTTGCGATGGGAGCCAGTCAAATGTCCTTAAGTATAACAGCTAAtgcttgggatttttttttccttaaagatttGGTTTATCTCTGGACTGGCTTGCAAAAATAACAAGCAATtaagccttcctttcctcccagatAATCATGCCAATGTGTCATTTGTGAAGACACAAAATCCATGTGTCTTtacatttcaaattaattttaatgtctGGCATTACTTATCAACCAATCCCATTCCTTGATGTTCATATTAAGGGTCAAAGATCATGATACTGAATTTTTGTGTCTAAAGGAAATAGGAAATTGGGTTTGATTCTGTCATAGTTATATTACATGAAATCTTAGTCCTTTAATTACTGCCAGATCCCAATTAGTGCAAATACTGGATTCTGTTAAGTTGTTGtatttatttgaatttgcactgtATATTTCCACTAGGCTGATCCCAATTACCACCTTTTACAAAATTACaacttcaaatagtgtgaatCTAACCATATTCACCTACTTCATGGGATTCATCCTTTTCACTAATTGGGACCTATCTGTAAATGCAATTCCAGTGAAATACAAGTTTTTGAAGAGTGGGGGAAAAAAGTTGGACATCCTACATCCTATATGACATAATAAAGACAAGACTATAAAAACTGAGACAATAACCATCTgtttatttagcaaaataaacttGAAGGAAAGCatttcttcccttattagaaaCATAACCATCATATGTAATATTTTGCTTCTCATCTTCTTTGGTGTGGAAATCTACCTCTAAGTCACACAAATGACCTTTCCAATTGTTTATCCTTTTAGCTGTTAGCTTTCTCCCCCCATACAAAGGATAGCAGAATCAAACTTAACTTTCAGTCACAATTAAACTGCCTATCTTGATGGTGAATCAGGTAAGAGAATTCATCTCAAACTGCACTTGGAAGTTTGGGAAGTGTCTgtcagatgtatgtgtgtgtgtttctgtgtatatatgaatgtgtagatttatactacaaaaaaaatttttttgctccCTGGGAGGAAAAATACTCTTAGTTTTTCATGGTACCATGGCACTCTCTCTTTTGCACATCTGAATATTAGCCCAAGACGcaaatatttgtatttacttatttgtgtgtatattcctacacatgtgtacatatagagtgtatatacatatacgtttATGTATCATATCCCCTGTGGAATATGACCTaattgaaagcagggactgttttgctttaatttttgttTCCCCCGTGCATAGCTCAGTGCCATACACATCATTGGCACTTACTAATATTAGTTGAAGtgggtgtggtggaaagagtgttggattcagaatcagaaaacctgagtttgaatcccagctctgccactaactacctatgtgaccttggacatgtcactgTCTTCCTCTGGGCGTCAGTTTCTGCAAAAAGgaaggggtttggactaaatggcctagTCTAGGGTCTCTTCCAATGTGAAAGGTATGATTCAATAAAGTGACTTCATTAAAGCACTATTGAGACTACCTCCAGGGCAAAGAATTTTGCACTGCAACACAGATTGTGTTTCAAGATTTAAAAATTCTCTGGTAGTCATGGAACAATGTCTGAGCTGAACATCAAGTTCATGATTCAAACCCAACTCTAAAAATTagttccctccctcttttttatgCCATGGTTAAGAAAAGTATGATAATTGCTTAATTCTGGATTTTCTGTTTCAGCTAAAAGTAATTGTGCTTTGATTATTGTCATTAGCAAAGTAAAACACTTTTCCCGATGCTAGGGGACCATCAAGTGAGCCTTTGTCTTTTCTGAAAGAAGTTGTGCATGGCCTAAGCCttactgtctttctccctctctctctttctcttccctcttcctgaaaagatccttctttttctcctgctCTCAGATTTCCTGGAATGCATCTGAGAAGACTAAACCTACCAAAAAAATTAGCACCCTCTTAGGGATTTTTGAGTTTTGCATAGATTCTAGGGATCATAGAATGGCCAGGCAGTTCATAGTAGCATGGCTAGCATTGAGACTGGGAACAAGAAGAGTACAACCACAGTAAGATGCAGCTATCAACCAGAAGGATTGCATAGACACATCTTTGACCATGTAGGCTCTGGGCTCTCTGAAAGTAAGTCAGTTGCATTGCCAGCATGACAAAGAAAATAGCAATGTTCAGGATAAGGAAAAGCCTGGTATAGGAAGCAGATATTGAGGGGGCTCTACTTCGGGCAGTCGTCACCATCTGGGCCTGCCCAAACTGGCCTCTGAATGGTACCCCAATTTTATGTTTCACATAAGAGACATCAGCAAAATCTAAAAggtctttcatttcttcatcttcatctataGGCAATTCTTTCTGTGCCAGAATCTGAGCTTTCTGCCGGatctttttctcatttacttCAATCTGTGCAAAAATGTCAGGGACGGTATCAATGAATTTGTAGCGCCTGCCTGCCCTTCGGTTCTTCTTTGCCTTGCCTTGTAGCTGCTGCTttctctgctgctgctgttgagAGATTGCAAATATCCTATCAATGGCCTCCTCCGTCTGTCTCTTATCTGAAAATCTCAGCAGGCGTTCAGCAGTCTTTCGAAAGCTAGCTGTGTTACGGACACGGGACAGGATCTGCTTCTCCAGCTGCTGGAAAACTGGCTTGAAATGCTGAAGACTGTGTTCTACAATTCCGGCATAGTCCTTCACCTCAGACACAGGGGAGCTCTTAATAACAGCAGACTGATCAAACAGAATCTTTTGGCGATCTGCAATGACATGTGCAAAGGGCGTTTGTCCAGCAGCCTCACCTGTCCAAAGGTATACTGCATACGCATGGTCACTAGTGGCTATAAATACATCTAGTTGTTGAGAATCCCCATGGATGTTGAAGCTTTGAACATCTACAGAAGGTCCTATGAAAAGGTAGGCTACCCTGGTGATGGGACTCCGGAGGTGTGTGGTGACATTTACATAGTTTGTTCCATTGTATGGATATCCCCGAGGGTATGTCACTGAAGCAATGGTTGCTTTCTCACTATAGCCAGTATCATCCATccaatacattttatatataccaTCTCTCTGCTTAATGGAAGCCCCGTGGACACCATCCACCACAGTCTCCTCAAAAGGGACATCCACATTGTGAAAAAAACTGGCTGCTGCCTCTAGAGGACTATCTTCTTCCAGGTGGATTTGGTCCACAAGGAGGAGGAGCTGAGGGTGTAAGAGAATTAGGTTCCTCTGCAAATTCTTCAGCCTTAGCTGAGGGTTGTAGGCCCCAACTCCTTCCCCTCGTATAAAAACCACTCCCTCCTTCTCCAGAGCAGCAACCACTCTCCCCTGACAGTGTGCAGCCAAGTCATGTTTATACTTGGACCACTTTGACGAACAGTCTTCTGTGACCTGACCCTCCCAGGGAGAGAAGCAGCTCTTTGATACACCTGGGGAAAACATTAGCACATTGTTGAAGAAGGTGTACTTTGGCCCATAGAGAGCCTCTGTGATGAAAGGCACGCCATTGGGAGCAAAGGTAAATGAGTTTTGGTCAGGATGCTCATGGCCAGCATTAAAATTTCTCCATCCTTTGATCCACTCTTTGTACTTGTTTCTATGGACAATGTCATAAATTGCACGTCCTCCAAGTTTTCCCgacttgaaggaaaggaaaggtctATTGATCTCTGCAGGCAGGGCACTTCCATAAGTCACAACACCCCAGTCCTCAAAATAATGCAGCGTAGGGGTTCCATAATCTGGTGGAGGTACAGAACCCAAGCTGGCTTcatacctataaaaatgaatattaaaaaaacccaTCAATTTCAAAGTCAAACTGATAACACATCAGAGCACATGCAACAAGTGGGagaataatatacaaatataaactaaGTATGCAATTATTTGGAAgaacaata is from Trichosurus vulpecula isolate mTriVul1 chromosome 7, mTriVul1.pri, whole genome shotgun sequence and encodes:
- the DSE gene encoding dermatan-sulfate epimerase isoform X3 codes for the protein MGVSIPAQSPAYQLYGPVDGKPDSDESRYEASLGSVPPPDYGTPTLHYFEDWGVVTYGSALPAEINRPFLSFKSGKLGGRAIYDIVHRNKYKEWIKGWRNFNAGHEHPDQNSFTFAPNGVPFITEALYGPKYTFFNNVLMFSPGVSKSCFSPWEGQVTEDCSSKWSKYKHDLAAHCQGRVVAALEKEGVVFIRGEGVGAYNPQLRLKNLQRNLILLHPQLLLLVDQIHLEEDSPLEAAASFFHNVDVPFEETVVDGVHGASIKQRDGIYKMYWMDDTGYSEKATIASVTYPRGYPYNGTNYVNVTTHLRSPITRVAYLFIGPSVDVQSFNIHGDSQQLDVFIATSDHAYAVYLWTGEAAGQTPFAHVIADRQKILFDQSAVIKSSPVSEVKDYAGIVEHSLQHFKPVFQQLEKQILSRVRNTASFRKTAERLLRFSDKRQTEEAIDRIFAISQQQQQRKQQLQGKAKKNRRAGRRYKFIDTVPDIFAQIEVNEKKIRQKAQILAQKELPIDEDEEMKDLLDFADVSYVKHKIGVPFRGQFGQAQMVTTARSRAPSISASYTRLFLILNIAIFFVMLAMQLTYFQRAQSLHGQRCVYAILLVDSCILLWLYSSCSQSQC
- the DSE gene encoding dermatan-sulfate epimerase isoform X2, which codes for MYETSYRRGWGFQYLHNHQPTNCMALLTGSLILMNQGYLQEAYLWTKQVLAIMEKSMVLLREVTDGSLYEGVAYGSYTTRSLFQYMFLVQRHFDINHFSHPWLKQHFAFMYRTVLPGFQRTVAIADSNYNWFYGPESQLVFLDKFVMRNGSGNWLADQIRQNRVIEGPGTASKGQRWCTLHTEFLWYEASLGSVPPPDYGTPTLHYFEDWGVVTYGSALPAEINRPFLSFKSGKLGGRAIYDIVHRNKYKEWIKGWRNFNAGHEHPDQNSFTFAPNGVPFITEALYGPKYTFFNNVLMFSPGVSKSCFSPWEGQVTEDCSSKWSKYKHDLAAHCQGRVVAALEKEGVVFIRGEGVGAYNPQLRLKNLQRNLILLHPQLLLLVDQIHLEEDSPLEAAASFFHNVDVPFEETVVDGVHGASIKQRDGIYKMYWMDDTGYSEKATIASVTYPRGYPYNGTNYVNVTTHLRSPITRVAYLFIGPSVDVQSFNIHGDSQQLDVFIATSDHAYAVYLWTGEAAGQTPFAHVIADRQKILFDQSAVIKSSPVSEVKDYAGIVEHSLQHFKPVFQQLEKQILSRVRNTASFRKTAERLLRFSDKRQTEEAIDRIFAISQQQQQRKQQLQGKAKKNRRAGRRYKFIDTVPDIFAQIEVNEKKIRQKAQILAQKELPIDEDEEMKDLLDFADVSYVKHKIGVPFRGQFGQAQMVTTARSRAPSISASYTRLFLILNIAIFFVMLAMQLTYFQRAQSLHGQRCVYAILLVDSCILLWLYSSCSQSQC
- the DSE gene encoding dermatan-sulfate epimerase isoform X1, yielding MRTHTRGAPSVFFIHLCYFVAAYITDENPEVMIPFINANYDSHPMLYFSKGEVEELQRRAAGTHRHIASRLTEAVQTMLSSPLEYLPPWDPKDYSARWNEIYGNNLGALAMFCVLYPENIEAQNMAKDYMERMAAQPSWLVKDAPWDEVPLAHSLVGFATAYDFLFNYLSKTQQEKFLEVIANASGYMYETSYRRGWGFQYLHNHQPTNCMALLTGSLILMNQGYLQEAYLWTKQVLAIMEKSMVLLREVTDGSLYEGVAYGSYTTRSLFQYMFLVQRHFDINHFSHPWLKQHFAFMYRTVLPGFQRTVAIADSNYNWFYGPESQLVFLDKFVMRNGSGNWLADQIRQNRVIEGPGTASKGQRWCTLHTEFLWYEASLGSVPPPDYGTPTLHYFEDWGVVTYGSALPAEINRPFLSFKSGKLGGRAIYDIVHRNKYKEWIKGWRNFNAGHEHPDQNSFTFAPNGVPFITEALYGPKYTFFNNVLMFSPGVSKSCFSPWEGQVTEDCSSKWSKYKHDLAAHCQGRVVAALEKEGVVFIRGEGVGAYNPQLRLKNLQRNLILLHPQLLLLVDQIHLEEDSPLEAAASFFHNVDVPFEETVVDGVHGASIKQRDGIYKMYWMDDTGYSEKATIASVTYPRGYPYNGTNYVNVTTHLRSPITRVAYLFIGPSVDVQSFNIHGDSQQLDVFIATSDHAYAVYLWTGEAAGQTPFAHVIADRQKILFDQSAVIKSSPVSEVKDYAGIVEHSLQHFKPVFQQLEKQILSRVRNTASFRKTAERLLRFSDKRQTEEAIDRIFAISQQQQQRKQQLQGKAKKNRRAGRRYKFIDTVPDIFAQIEVNEKKIRQKAQILAQKELPIDEDEEMKDLLDFADVSYVKHKIGVPFRGQFGQAQMVTTARSRAPSISASYTRLFLILNIAIFFVMLAMQLTYFQRAQSLHGQRCVYAILLVDSCILLWLYSSCSQSQC